The nucleotide sequence ctcaggctGCCTTGCTGTGGTGCCATTCATCCGTTTCACCCTGAGCTTTGGCTCTCTCGAGCTGTAGCTCCAAGCACTGCCTGAGCTGGGGCTCAGGACACCAGGTAATTGCTGGAGAGGAACATGAAAGCAGgatgggagagaggaagagcctCTGGTGGAAGGTGTGAGCTTCATCTGCTGGGGATCTTGGGGCTCAGTTAAACTCAAATTGTAAGCTGGTGCCCAGCTGGTTTGTTCCATGGTCTGGAGGTTGTTTCAGCCTCCTGCCTGTTAAGTAATCAGCAAATGATTCAGCTCCGCTCGGCTGAGCAAagctttggaggtgctggtgggtgtGCCAGGcctgagcaggcagccctgAAATCTCGGGAGTTAACACCCTGAAGATGAAAGCTGCCTCCTGTGCTTGATAGCCTGCCAAGGGCAGCACCAAGCTCTGACACACTGGAAATTGTTAGGATACACTTACGAGTCAGGACAGGACCTggccgggctggggctgccgAGCGCCTCTGACGTCTTGATCTGCCTCTAATGCATCCTGACAGGCAGGGACGGCCGAGGGGAGTGAGCAGCCCTGATGAAATCGGCAGGGACTGGTACTTGGAGTCCTCCGTACTCTGGCTGGAAGGGCTGGGgcgggggctggaggggggcagAGACCACCCCGAGCGGTTTCAGAGAAGCCTTCCGCTTcggtgggggggaagggcagagcaAACAGccgtgctggcagcaggagctgctgtgcagagagcCCTCTGGTGCAAGGCAAGGGCCGCCCCGGCCGCCGGCAGGGCTCTGGATGCCTTCCCGAGCGCCCCGCGCCCTCGGGAGCGGCTTTGCCTTTCCCCGTCCCGCACGGCCCGGGCGCGGGGAGCGGCTgccgccggggccgggccggcaGCGCCTTCTCGCCTCTGACCGCTTGTCTCCGCCGCAGGTGGTGCGCAGCCGTCTGGAGCAGAAGGGAGTTGCAGTGCACGACGTGAGGCTGAACGGCTCCGCCGCCAGCCACGTCCTGCACCAGGACAGCGGCCTGGGCTACAAGGACCTGGACCTCATCTTCGGCGTCGACCTGAAGAGCGAGGACGTCTTCCAGCTGGTCAAGGATGTGGTCATGGATTGCCTGCTGGACTTCCTGCCCGAGGGGgtcaacaaggacaagatcACCCCCATGaccctgaaggaggcctacgtgcagaagctggtgaaggtctGCAACGAGAGCGACCGCTGGAGCCTCATCTCCCTCTCCAACAACAGCGGCAAGAACGTGGAGCTCAAGTTCGTGGACTCCCTGCGGCGGCAGTTCGAGTTCAGCGTGGACTCCTTCCAGATCATCCTGGACTCCCTGCTGCTCTTCGGGGAGTGCTCGGAGACCCCCATGGCCGAGAGCTTCCACCCCACGGTCACCGGGGAGAGCATGTACGGCGACTTCCGGGAGGCCATGGAGCACCTGCGCGGCAGGGTCATCGCCACCCGCAGCCCCGAGGAGAtccggggcggggggctgctCAAGTACTGCAAcctgctggtgaggggcttCAAGCCCCGCTCGGAGGTGGAGATGAAGGCCCTGCAGCGCTACATGTGCTCCCGCTTCTTCATCGACTTCCCGGACATCGGCGAGCAGCAGCGGAAGCTGGAGTGCTACCTGCAGAGCCACTTCGTGGGCATGGAGAGCCGGCGCTACGACTACCTGATGACCCTGCACAGGGTGGTCAACGAGAGCACCGTCTGCCTGATGGGACACGAGAGGCGGCAGACGCTCAACCTGATCGCCATGCTGGCCGTCAGGGTGCTGGCCGAGCAGAACATCATCCCCACCGTCACCAACGTCACCTGCTTCTACCAGCCGGCTCCCTACGTCAGCGAGCTCAACTTCAACTACTACGTCACCCAcgtgcagcccctcctgccctgcagccagccctacCCCACGTGGCTGCCCTGTAActgagccagggctctgctccccagaggCATTTCCTTGCcctggggagtgggggggggacAAAGAGAGACAACAGAAACCTTCCTGGAACTGCACCGAGGAAGCTTCCTGgactcctgctctggctcctgggGCGCCTGGAGCCAGAGCCATCTGCTGCGGCCCCGGGGGGAGGTgcggcctggggcaggctgggggcacctGGACCTTCGTGGGAAGGTTCCATCGTGTGTGGAgtcctggaggggtgggggagggagggagggaggggtgtgAGAGGGGAGGCTGTAGAATTACACTGAGGGAGAGCTGCActgccctggaagggacctgaccTGGTTGGGATTTTAGTGTGGGAGGTGTTGGAGCTGTGCAGACTTGGTGGCTTCTGGAGAGAGAAGCCAGGGTGGCTCAATTCCTTTGAAGGACCAAAGAATCCTCTGAAGTGCCTGTAACAAACACAACTGTACTGTAACCCTCAGCACTTGCTGTGCAGGGGCTAACATCCCAGCAGCTCCGGTGGCGAGTGGCCCGGGAGGAGAACGTGtttctgttggggttttgggggggtgggctggggacagggagagtCTTAAGATCATTTCTGGTGACCTGGCTGAAGCAGGAGTGGGCTGGCAGGCTCTGCCCGAGGTGTTCAGGGCATGGCTTttgctgcctgggaaggagcagctgcggCAAGGGGCGGTCAGAGCAGCAGGGCcgggcggggtgggggtggagtgCTTGGTGGGGGAGGCTccggaggagcagcagcagggacaccacagCTGAGGGGAGGCCAGCTCCCGAGGCTGCAGGGCCCAagtgtggctgtgcacagcagggaggaggcagaggatctgcccaggagcctgccccaggctgctgagcccaggcctGTGTTTTCTAGGGGAATTTGAActgctgcccctctggggctggtggttgttgttgttgttgttttctttggcaTGCAGTGTGGTTTGTGATGCACAAAGCCAGAGGCCAGCTGGGAtacctgggaggaggaggaggaggcttgagGTGCAAAGCAGCTGGTTCCCAGTCAGgtctctccagctgcctctgtgctgagggctcatGGCCCTCATCTCTTTCGTGGAGATAGGCAgagcccctccagcctccctggctgGGGGTCTTGCCCCTGCCCTCAGGCAGGTCCTATCTTCAtgagcagccttgctgcagctgtgagccACCTGTGAGCCACAGGGCATTTGGAATCCCTCCTCTAGCCAGAAGTGGagcttgggggggtggggagggcaggttCTGCAGAAGTCAGTTTGCCTTAGGAGAAGGTTTTGTGTCCTTGACAAACCCTCTGGTGTCCTGAGGGCTTTGGCTTAGGCCAGGGTGGCTCTGGAGTCCTTGGTGGTGCCTGGAGCTCAGTGTTTTGCTGAGGTGCCAGGGTTGCTGTGCCCCTTCTGCCCAAGCACCTGACCTGTgcatggggcaggggtgggcaggcaggcagaaagcccccagaggtgctgctgctgtgggggctgTGCTTGAGCACCTTGACCTTGGGGGCTTTGTGGGGgtggttctgtgactcctgTACCAGCTGGGCAGTTGGAATGCTCTAATAAAGACCTAGATCCTTGGAAtgtgcagagccagctctggAACCTTCTTTGGGGCAGGGGCACTGTGGAGCTGGGAGTCAGGCTGTGGGGTGGGAGTGATGTGGGGCTCTTGCACTTAACAGGAACTAACCAGGTTAGCATTGCTCCAGCtttgcttccagcccagccagagctgcagcagtggcactAACCAGGTAGTTGAGCCAGGTCTAATTTGTGCCAGGTCTAACTCTCCCTTGGAGAGCAGCTTTGCCTTcatgggcagggctggtgtggaggctcagccacagcccagTAACTCCTCTCTGCCCAGAGCCTAAATCCCTGGGGGGGGAGCttgctttcattcttttttcccaGTGCAAGGTGAAGGTGGCCAAAGGCTGCTTTGGGAGACCCTCAGTGCCACCTCTGTGGCTTCAAGGGAAGATTAACTCAGTCCTTGCATTTGAAAGCTCAGCTGAACACAGGTGGTGTGGAGCTGTCCTGACAGGCTGCTGAccctctgcccacagctccaGACCCAAacagcttccctcctgcctttggAGATGCCCAGAggcttccctccagcagctcagcaggggcaCTTTTGGAGGTGGCACTTTTGCCCCGTGGAGTgtgtgtgctgggagctgtgtgtggggTGACCGTTTCTCGCCCTTgcagtgatgctgtgctgcctccTGGCAGGGGCAGTGGGACGATTCCAGTAGCTAGCACTTGAGTTGTGTTTTAAATGTCCTGTTTTCCTACACCTGTACCACTTTGTCATGCATTGGGCTTGACATAACTCACTAGATTCTTTAGAATCTGTTTCAAATAAATACAGTGTATtgaccctgctgcctcctgcctccctgctgctgcgcTGCTGGGCCCCTCCGGCCCTGCCCCCCGCCGAGGGGCCTGCTGCCGTCCTGCTGCCcgtcctggctgctccctgggagcagccccggGAGCCTGGGGGCGGTGTGGCTGcgggcaggctgctcctgcagccccggAGGTTTCTGTTGATagtgctgggcagctccccCGGCGGCTCCTCGGGTTGCTGGTGGGGGAGGGTAGCCCTGTGGCGGTGGTGAGGAGAGGCCCCGCTCGTGGGGGTGGTGTTGGGAGGCCTTGCTGATGGCTGtgaacagcagagagctgctgcggTGGTGGAGTTCTGCCTGACCCCTGcggctgcccagctgcacttggcaggaggaggctgaggggctcTGAATGGCTTCTCTCCCATGGAAGcctggatctgctgctgcttaggCCAGGATcctgagtgcctgggagctgcctgtagctggctgcaggctgctccagctctggctgccctccagcctaaGATGAAGCTTCAGTTGCCCTTatccaggctgcaggcagctctggttcCGCTGTGACAATGAAGCTGCCCAGGTGCCAGTCCCTCTGGGACTAACTCCCTGGCTCTGCATCTCCAAATTCCCACAGCCTGGAGCCAAACCTGCCCCTGACAACTGCTCTGGGTGGTTCTTGCTGGCCCCTCAGGAGAGGGTGTCCCTGtcagctgcctgagcagggctctgctcttgcAGAGCTGATTTCTCAGCCCCTCGGCAGGGTGgatgcttggctgctgctggcagtcaaGCTTCTGCCTCCCCTGAGCGAGTCTcatgcctgggagctgctctgaaagATCTGCCTGGGTCATCAGCTGCCTCCTCAGTGCCAGGGCTTGGTGCTGCCATGGCTGCTGATGCCCTGAATAAGCTGCCTCTGGATTTGTgaccctgagcagagcagcaaaagcCCTGACAGAGGCTGCTGGGCATTGTTGGAGCGGATCAGGCGGCACAAAGGGATGGTGGTGGAAAGTACTGGTGGTGGTCAGAAAGGAGCTCTCAGTGTTTACAGCTTGGGTTTGGATCCCTCTTTTGTTCATTGTCAAACCAAACTCTCCCTTTCTGACAGCCTGGAGTCTCCTCTTTCTTACTTGGGTCattctgagcagaggctgatggACAGGGCAGGATGTGCCcaaggtgctggtggatgaggtcTGGAGCTGAGTGCTTGTCTCAGCTCTGGCTCTGGAGCTTTGCCCcgaggcagagcacagcagggtggctctggctctgccccagcactctATATTtagagccctgccctgggtgctgctggcagtgcccagctcgGGTGACTGCAGTCAGGAGCCCATGCTGCAGTCTGTGTCTGGGCAcagcaaggagctgggaggggagcagtGCCCCCAGAGGTGCCCAAGCCCACTCAGGGTCCCATCAGAGCACGTCCAGGTTGTgcagtgcagccctgcccttggcagctgctctcctggagggacacctggctgagctccagcatcactgccagggcaggaacTGCTCTGAGCCTCCAGCACGCAAGCAGCATCTTGCTGCAAGctccctgctctcagctgcccttcagctgccagctcagtgcGAGGCTGGCACCATCTGCATGCGGGCAGCTAGACCCAGCCTGGCGCTcagagcctggctcagcctctctggggagggtGGCAGCGTCTCCCCCCGCCttgccccctgctgcctgccttgccccccgcccgcccctcctgctgctcctcccggCGGCTGCCGGTGGTAGCTGTGCTACTTGAGCTCgcaggggaggagagcagcctggccccgAGCTCCCCCTTGCCATTTATAGCTGTgtctgggctctgcagcactcggacctgggctctgctgctgccaagcacGACACAAATGCTCCATTGACAGGGATGTGCCAGAGggcagctggctcctgctgggggcctgggatggagctgagctgctggaggatggCACAGACTTGGTTCCTTTTGCCGTGGGCCTgagcctgggaagcagctgagccctggtgGGGTGAAGGCTgagggtgaggagctgcagtgtgCAGCTGGCACTGAACCCTTCCTGTCTGAGCTccaggccctggctgctgcctgctggaggtTTTGGTTCAGGCTTTTTAATGCCAGGTAGGATTTCAGCTCAGGTTAGAGCTGATTTGGAGGCAGAGAAGTCTGCACCtggagctccagctgctctctgcctgcagcctccagctgctgcacaaCTGATCCTCAGctgggccagggctgagctgtcctTGCACCACCCTGTACATCCCTCCAGCCATGCCACGGGGAGCTATTGGCATTTCCAGGAGGGAAGAGGGCTGGTGGGTGGCAGTGGGAggcaggtgctgggctgggcacggGGCCCTGTGTCACCTCTCGTGTGCCCTGCAAGCTTCAGGAGCTCACCTCCTGcttccaggctgctggagcccttctcccctctcctgacCTGGGCTCTCTGGTGCCTGATGGAGCCCCCCCAGAAGCAGAGCATGGCAGGGTGGAAGGGCCCCCAagggtcatctgctccaagccttccaggggctgatggagctgcagtgagctgccccagcagcctgtccagctgagccttcagctgcctgctgcagggcactccactgcttcccttgggagatgattcccctgccagctgtgctcatggggaaacattttcttctgggttCCAAgaggaatctccccagcagtcccTTGCCCCCATCCCCCTTTGTCTTCTCCGTGGGACTCCTTGTccaaagggagtctccatcctcccagGCACCCCTTCTGCCCTGGCCACAGTGA is from Dryobates pubescens isolate bDryPub1 chromosome 20, bDryPub1.pri, whole genome shotgun sequence and encodes:
- the TENT5B gene encoding terminal nucleotidyltransferase 5B, which encodes MLAAAAGPALGGSEQRFSVLSWEQVQRLDQILGEAVPIHGRGNFPTLSVRPRTIVQVVRSRLEQKGVAVHDVRLNGSAASHVLHQDSGLGYKDLDLIFGVDLKSEDVFQLVKDVVMDCLLDFLPEGVNKDKITPMTLKEAYVQKLVKVCNESDRWSLISLSNNSGKNVELKFVDSLRRQFEFSVDSFQIILDSLLLFGECSETPMAESFHPTVTGESMYGDFREAMEHLRGRVIATRSPEEIRGGGLLKYCNLLVRGFKPRSEVEMKALQRYMCSRFFIDFPDIGEQQRKLECYLQSHFVGMESRRYDYLMTLHRVVNESTVCLMGHERRQTLNLIAMLAVRVLAEQNIIPTVTNVTCFYQPAPYVSELNFNYYVTHVQPLLPCSQPYPTWLPCN